A genome region from bacterium includes the following:
- a CDS encoding alcohol dehydrogenase catalytic domain-containing protein, protein MKALVYHGKEDMRVESVPDPTPPDARSALVKVERAAICGSDLHLYHGAMPVPSGVVVGHEFVGEVVETGREVANVRVGDHVLVSGVIGCGQCKRCARGEVVRCERKQTQVFGVGPELPGGQAEAVAVPGADHAIRPIPEGVSVEQAVLLTDILPTGYFGARNADIEPGDTVVVIGAGPVGLLALLSAQLFGAARILVVDRVPERLALAKELGGIPVTVDEADAVIADLTNEQGADRIIEAVGSDATILKAIEWVRAAGTVSVIGVNTSPAVPFPMVLALMKDLTFRIGLVPVPELWPALIPLVTSGRLQPERVFTHRMGLSEGAEAYRRFSAREDGILKVLLDPSH, encoded by the coding sequence ATGAAGGCTCTCGTCTATCACGGAAAAGAGGACATGCGTGTCGAGTCCGTTCCGGACCCGACACCGCCGGATGCCCGCAGCGCTCTGGTGAAGGTGGAGCGGGCCGCGATCTGCGGATCGGATCTTCACCTCTATCATGGCGCCATGCCCGTCCCTTCGGGTGTCGTCGTCGGCCACGAATTCGTTGGAGAGGTCGTGGAGACCGGCCGCGAGGTAGCGAACGTCCGGGTCGGTGATCATGTGCTGGTTTCGGGCGTGATCGGATGCGGCCAATGCAAGCGTTGTGCGCGCGGAGAAGTGGTGCGCTGCGAGCGCAAGCAAACCCAGGTGTTCGGCGTGGGCCCGGAGCTACCCGGCGGTCAGGCGGAAGCCGTCGCCGTGCCCGGCGCGGACCATGCCATTCGCCCGATCCCCGAAGGCGTGAGCGTCGAGCAGGCCGTCCTTCTCACCGACATCCTGCCGACCGGCTACTTCGGCGCTCGGAATGCGGACATCGAGCCAGGCGATACCGTCGTCGTGATCGGCGCGGGCCCGGTGGGCTTGTTGGCCCTGCTCTCGGCTCAGCTCTTCGGAGCAGCACGCATCCTGGTCGTCGACCGGGTCCCGGAACGCCTGGCTCTGGCCAAAGAACTCGGCGGGATTCCTGTCACCGTCGACGAGGCCGACGCCGTCATCGCGGATCTGACGAATGAGCAGGGGGCCGATCGGATCATCGAGGCGGTCGGATCCGATGCGACCATCCTCAAGGCGATCGAATGGGTTCGCGCAGCCGGAACGGTTTCGGTGATCGGCGTGAACACCAGCCCGGCCGTTCCGTTTCCGATGGTCCTGGCGTTGATGAAGGATCTCACCTTCCGGATCGGCCTGGTTCCGGTTCCCGAGTTGTGGCCGGCCTTGATTCCCCTCGTCACTTCCGGGCGGCTGCAACCGGAAAGGGTATTCACCCACCGGATGGGGCTCTCCGAAGGCGCCGAAGCCTACCGACGCTTCAGCGCGCGCGAAGACGGCATCCTGAAGGTGCTCCTCGATCCCAGCCACTGA